One genomic region from Gemmobacter aquarius encodes:
- a CDS encoding GGDEF domain-containing protein has protein sequence MRWRAEVEAVEIGALLALMPMLLWLDAAGRIRAAGPTLARVIGRAERLFDAFAVQVPVGATGVADLLAAPRLRLRAADGTVLRGLAVPDGAGGALVNLSFGIGVVEAVRRYRLTEADFAPTELTVELLYLVEAKAAVTDELRQLAARIEGARVRAEAEAQSDALTGIGNLRALRAALEGLVAGGRRFGLIHVDLDHFKAVNDTLGHAAGDHVLAEAARVLASETRAGDTVARVGGDEFVLLLPSVPDAARLQAVAERLTARMAEPIDYGGAQCRVAASLGLVLSDRHRGARADDLLAAADAALYAAKRAGRGRAVLAEAQEEEG, from the coding sequence TTGCGCTGGCGGGCTGAGGTGGAGGCGGTCGAGATCGGCGCGCTGCTGGCCCTGATGCCGATGCTGTTGTGGCTTGATGCTGCGGGGCGGATCAGGGCGGCTGGGCCGACGCTGGCGCGGGTGATCGGGCGGGCCGAGAGGCTGTTTGATGCTTTCGCCGTGCAGGTTCCGGTCGGTGCCACGGGGGTCGCGGACCTGCTGGCCGCGCCCCGTCTGCGGCTGCGCGCGGCGGATGGCACGGTGCTGCGCGGGCTGGCGGTGCCCGATGGTGCGGGGGGCGCGCTGGTCAACCTGTCCTTCGGGATCGGCGTGGTCGAGGCGGTGCGCCGCTACCGCCTGACCGAGGCCGATTTCGCGCCGACCGAATTGACGGTCGAGTTGCTCTATCTGGTCGAGGCCAAGGCTGCGGTGACCGACGAGCTGCGCCAGCTCGCGGCACGGATCGAAGGCGCGCGGGTGCGGGCCGAGGCCGAGGCGCAGTCGGACGCGCTGACCGGCATCGGCAACCTGCGGGCGCTGCGCGCGGCGCTGGAGGGGCTGGTTGCGGGCGGGCGGCGTTTCGGGCTGATCCATGTCGATCTCGACCACTTCAAGGCGGTGAACGACACGCTGGGCCATGCGGCGGGCGACCATGTGCTGGCCGAGGCGGCGCGGGTTCTGGCCAGCGAGACGCGGGCGGGCGATACGGTGGCGCGGGTCGGGGGTGACGAATTCGTATTGCTGCTGCCTTCGGTTCCCGATGCGGCGCGGTTGCAGGCGGTGGCCGAGCGGTTGACGGCGCGGATGGCCGAGCCGATCGACTATGGCGGGGCGCAATGCCGTGTTGCCGCATCGCTTGGGCTGGTGCTGTCAGACCGGCATCGCGGGGCGCGGGCCGATGACCTGCTGGCTGCGGCGGATGCGGCGCTTTACGCGGCCAAGCGGGCGGGGCGGGGGCGAGCGGTGCTTGCCGAAGCGCAGGAAGAGGAGGGATGA